A genomic window from Malassezia vespertilionis chromosome 6, complete sequence includes:
- the dna2 gene encoding DNA helicase (COG:L; EggNog:ENOG503NVHU): protein MSSVPAQSTRDEDVFLDDLLSSLTKGAPQKQCVPLQDRTNVAECVPAAASQWMPQKAAVPVALPKLDAARGSSTEHVSKQTPDARLCRNVQSRHFSRATVTRVYQRPYAITEGNRVVRGEETVLELDVAYGAFMEKTAPAMASSSLYFQSQLASEPVKSVALLRDEWLQTHVIQGDTIHLCGTWKLLPYEPPSTAKPASAEEKTEEDALWDDLDDGVFKTMLAQEIQYPTMVLASFGATKMSENENLLVLHPDITISSSRLANAASCLRRPLVQERIKSPTDTSYPAIFGNIVHGVLQACLLRTTCNPSWTKLGDFSEAFIQDTMEKELLANYPLLSIVGKEIVQVREALHATIPSLVSFGKTYMASRSFDTKQAACVDDPNVQAPVRVRIVRVLGAEDDVVSPMFGLKGRIDACAQVLLWEHDSPNPSLCVMPIEIKTGRTMANVEHIAQTSLYTLLVADRYGAPVPSGLLFYAQSCTLRRVHPAFRELRSLILMRNEMASYRMRLPSVHIGEESQSDDEFDSEFAPLHDPTLPPTLDDAYRCGHCYSRDACMLYRTAVENVVDTNSPIASLYKEQTQELDNVDKAFFRDWDALLAHEEKGLSRYQKELWTMTAAARERLGRCIRGLQLTLDDSERCHFVLCRHETDRSPSSTFATDDVVLLSTDTPHASFVGRGRVAMVNAHSIELRMENNWKEALQHAKELYDTSAFSYRVDQDHLMSMMGTPRYNIACLFYPNMPLNVQRLRRRVVHLDAPQAKVSLDVLVEALVERHTTHLNRDQKAAIRKALLARDYALILGMPGTGKSTTIAALIKILAAAGQRVFLCSYTHSAVDTILTKLVEENVDILRIGPTHRIHPRVQQFSFAERRGLDPRPEAYEITIQQASVVAATALAINDPIFARQTFDVCIVDEASQITVPTCLGPLRFAERFVMIGDHLQLAPLVKDTVAAQGGMQTSLFQRLCIAHPSSIAELHEQYRMNTHIMHFSNALVYNGRLRAGNEAVAQSTLMFAKDKVCVQPAWLQPILAPDVRVAFLDTDKIPARESRTEAQVENVEEARVLGDLCNALLTCGARAEHIGVLTPYRQQMRLLRAKCYGAEVLTVDQSQGRDWRVVLVSFVRSNDMHAAGELLRDMRRLNVLLTRPKSKLIMVGSRTTLQGRVEDREKPMPRLLAMLQECAAIFSIPASSVPNPTRISPSKQRHVKVARITQTKRPVLQEVLEEQE, encoded by the exons ATGTCGAGTGTGCCTGCTCAGTCAACGAGAGACGAGGACGTATTTCTAGATGATCTTCTCTCTTCTTTGACTAaaggagcgccgcagaaacAGTGCGTCCCGCTGCAAGACAGGACCAATGTTGCCGAGTGTGTTCCTGCGGCTGCATCGCAATGGATGCCTCAAAAGGCTGCTGTGCCAGTGGCGCTGCCTAAGCTAGATGCAGCACGCGGCTCTTCCACTGAGCATGTCAGTAAGCAG ACACCCGATGCGCGACTTTGCAGAAACGTCCAATCCCGCCATTTCTCTCGCGCAACCGTGACACGTGTATACCAACGCCCCTATGCGATAACTGAAGGCAACCGCGTAGTGCGTGGCGAGGAGACTGTACTTGAACTGGATGTTGCGTATGGCGCATTCATGGAAAAGACTGCGCCGGCAATGGCTAGCTCCTCGCTTTATTTCCAGTCGCAGCTTGCGTCGGAGCCTGTAAAAAGTGTCGCACTCTTACGCGACGAATGGCTGCAAACACATGTGATACAAGGAGATACCATCCATctgtgcggcacatggAAGTTGCTCCCATACGAgccgccaagcaccgcaaAACCAGCGTCCGCGGAAGAGAAAACAGAAGAAGATGCGTTGTGGGACGACTTGGACGATGGGGTTTTTAAGacgatgcttgcgcaggaaaTCCAGTATCCCACCATGGTTTTGGCATCGTTTGGCGCCACGAAGATGAGCGAAAACGAAAATTTGCTGGTCTTGCATCCAGACATTACCATTTCCTCGTCTCGGCTCGCGAATGCTGCCTCGTGTTTACGACGTCCCTTAGTTCAAGAACGCATCAAGTCGCCTACAGATACATCGTATCCCGCCATATTTGGTAATATTGTCCATGGCGTCCTGCAAGCATGTCTCTTACGCACTACCTGTAACCCATCCTGGACCAAGCTGGGCGACTTTTCAGAAGCATTCATCCAAGACACCATGGAAAAAGAGCTACTGGCCAACTACCCACTGCTTTCCATTGTCGGCAAAGAAATCGTCCAAGTGCGCGAAGCATTGCATGCGACTATTCCCTCGCTCGTCTCTTTCGGCAAGACGTACATGGCGAGCCGCTCTTTCGATACCAAGCAAGCAGCCTGTGTGGATGACCCAAACGTACAAGCGCCTGTGCGTGTACGTATTGTGCGTGTACTGGGAGCAGAAGACGACGTCGTGTCCCCCATGTTTGGATTAAAAGGGCGCATCGATGCGTGTGCACAGGTTCTTTTATGGGAACACGATTCCCCAAACCCCTCTCTGTGCGTTATGCCCATTGAGATCAAGACAGGTCGTACTATGGCTAACGTTGAACATATTGCCCAGACAAGCTTGTATACCCTCCTTGTTGCCGACCGCTACGGCGCACCTGTGCCCTCAGGGCTGCTTTTCTACGCCCAGTCGTGCACGCTACGCCGCGTTCATCCCGCTTTCCGCGagttgcgcagcttgatTCTGATGCGCAACGAAATGGCAAGCTACCGTATGCGGCTTCCTTCCGTACACATTGGTGAAGAATCGCAGAGCGACGACGAATTTGACTCTGAGTTTGCTCCGCTGCACGATCCAACGCTTCCGCCCAcgctcgacgatgcgtATCGCTGTGGGCATTGTTACTCTCGCGATGCATGTATGCTTTATCGTACGGCGGTAGAAAATGTTGTGGATACAAACTCACCGATCGCATCCTTGTACAAAGAACAAACGCAAGAGCTCGACAATGTCGACAAGGCATTCTTTCGCGACTGGGATGCGCTTTTAGCTCACGAGGAAAAGGGGCTTTCACGGTACCAAAAAGAGCTGTGGACAATGACGGCCGCTGCCCGAGAGCGTCTTGGCCGCTGTATCCGAGGCTTGCAGCTCACACTCGACGACTCGGAGCGGTGCCATTTTGTACTCTGCAGGCATGAAACGGACCGCAGCCCTTCATCTACGTTTGCTACTGATGATGTAGTGCTCCTTTCTACCGACACTCCGCATGCGTCGTTTGTGGGACGCGGCCGAGTCGCCATGGTAAATGCACACTCGATCGAATTGCGCATGGAAAACAACTGGAAGGAAGCTTTGCAGCATGCAAAAGAGCTTTACGACACGAGTGCTTTTTCTTACCGCGTAGACCAGGATCATCTCATGTCGATGATGGGGACGCCGCGGTACAACATCGCCTGTCTCTTTTATCCTAACATGCCGCTGAAtgtgcagcggctgcgGCGACGTGTAGTGCACCTTGACGCCCCCCAAGCGAAAGTATcgctcgacgtgcttgtGGAGGCGCTGGTCGAGCGCCACACGACGCACTTGAATCGCGACCAAAAAGCCGCCATtcgcaaggcgctgcttgcaaGAGACTATGCATTGATCCTTGGGATGCCAGGCACCGGAAAATCAACCACCATTGCAGCCTTGATCAAGATTTTGGCTGCTGCAGGACAGCGCGTTTTCCTGTGCAGCTATACGCACTCTGCCGTCGACACCATTTTGACCAAGCTTGTCGAAGAAAATGTGGATATTTTGCGCATAGGTCCGACGCATCGCATCCATCCTCGCGTCCAGCAATTCAGCTTTGCCGAACGCCGAGGCCTTGATCCACGCCCAGAAGCATATGAAATCACGATCCAGCAGGCCAGCGTTGTGGCCGCGACGGCGCTCGCCATCAACGACCCCATCTTTGCGCGGCAGACATTCGACGTATGCATTGTGGATGAGGCAAGCCAAATTACAGTCCCGACATGCCTTGGTCCGCTGCGTTTTGCCGAGCGGTTTGTCATGATTGGCGACCActtgcagcttgcgccgctggtcAAAGACACGGTGGCTGCCCAAGGCGGAATGCAAACTAGCCTCTTCCAGCGCCTTTGCATCGCACATCCGTCCAGCATTGCGGAACTGCACGAGCAGTATCGTATGAATACGCACATTATGCATTTTAGCAACGCGTTGGTATACAACGGGCGACTGCGCGCTGGGAACGAGGCCGTGGCGCAATCGACGTTGATGTTTGCAAAGGACAAGGTGTGCGTCCAGCCTGCCTGGCTGCAGCCGATTTTAGCCCCCGACGTACGCGTCGCATTCTTGGATACGGACAAAATCCCAGCGAGAGAATCGCGCACGGAGGCGCAGGTAGAAAATGTGGAAGAGGCACGCGTGCTCGGCGACTTGTGCAACGCATTGCTtacatgcggcgcacgcgcagaGCATATCGGCGTCTTGACGCCCTACCGACAGCAGATgcgtttgctgcgcgctAAATGTTACGGCGCAGAAGTCCTGACGGTAGACCAGTCTCAAGGAAGGGACTGGCGCGTCGTCTTGGTCTCGTTTGTCCGCTCGAATGACATGCATGCAGCCGGagagctgctgcgcgatatGCGGCGCCTAAACGTGCTGCTTACCAGACCCAAAAGCAAGCTCATCATGGTCGGCAGTCGCACTACATTGCAAGGGCGCGTCGAGGACCGAGAAAAGCCCATGCCGCGTCTCCTGGCCATGCTGCAGGAATGTGCCGCAATATTCAGCATTCCCGCGTCCAGTGTGCCAAACCCGACGCGCATCTCGCCGAGCAAACAGCGCCATGTTAAAGTAGCACGCATCACACAGACCAAACGGCCTGTGCTGCAGGAAGTGCTGGAGGAGCAAGAGTAG